The Panicum virgatum strain AP13 chromosome 5K, P.virgatum_v5, whole genome shotgun sequence genome has a window encoding:
- the LOC120707610 gene encoding serine/threonine-protein phosphatase 7 long form homolog has translation MVEQLIGVRPPEPPEGVNDRKTSGVSSAWLKQNFNHCPQGAPGELVEGHARVWLWHLFGGFLFPDGSGNTISWMVLPILGQQWENITQYSWGSATLAWLYRQLCDACRWVASDSNLGGCAYLLQIWIWERFPVGRPYRGELEPWPHHDEQSRLTVAYCWKNVGAVRGDPAHRYMHYMDDLDCLTQNQIFWTPYDRDELEQLGLSDLCTRDEELWRSIVPLIYFFTIELHQPHRVKRQFGRLQYFPPEAISTSQTLHRIDRKKRYAKNDWRVKHAVPLGQWEQRQRMNPDSGPAHRHNHYKEYLRWLHSVSRVSIKPPRSTEPIEDREDTDDEDDIVDEYDEITRAGVQPERAPLQNYMAQQLGRLANEAGVAMAHASQGGNGGGHLRAFAERVRRSCKRMAAKLNCMAAPDQAFAPGAHVPGGSSAHHTSSTTRTPVHYGAATARTPSRSTSRTSSRAASRGKAVQEPHDTDESDTQSDSRDEDPDFEVLRMSQMFDAHPATQTQGESSQAMQTSHPRHHPRDRSDVGSVNVLPTEPGRARRHNDPFSPQEQRHRRC, from the exons ATGGTTGAGCAGCTGATTGGGGTTCGTCCACCAGAACCGCCAGAGGGAGTCAATGATAGGAAGACCTCAGGGGTGAGCTCGGCTTGGCTCAAGCAGAATTTCAACCATTGCCCCCAAGGAGCACCTGGGGAATTGGTAGAGGGCCATGCACGTGTTTGGTTGTGGCACCTCTTTGGAGGCTTCTTGTTTCCTGATGGTTCAGGCAACACTATATCATGGATGGTCCTTCCTATTCTTGGTCAGCAGTGGGAAAACATTACACAGTATAGCTGGGGGTCGGCCACACTTGCTTGGTTGTATCGACAACTTTGTGACGCATGTCGGTGGGTTGCTAGCGACTCGAACCTAGGAGGGTGTGCATACTTATTGCAAATTTGGATTTGGGAAAGGTTTCCAGTAGGTCGGCCCTACCGTGGAGAACTAGAG CCTTGGCCGCACCATGACGAGCAATCGAGGCTGACAGTTGCTTATTGCTGGAAGAACGTGGGAGCTGTTAGAGGGGACCCTGCGCACCGCTACATGCACTACATGGATGACCTTGACTGTCTCACGCAAAATCAG ATCTTTTGGACACCGTATGACAGAGACGAGCTCGAGCAGTTGGGCCTCAGCGACTTGTGCACACGAGATGAGGAATTATGGAGGAGTATTGTTCCTTTGATTTACTTCTTCACCATCGAGCTCCACCAGCCCCACCGCGTGAAGAGACAGTTCGGTAGACTGCAATACTTCCCCCCTGAAGCTATTTCGACCTCGCAAACTTTGCACAG GATTGACAGGAAGAAAAGATACGCTAAAAATGACTGGCGTGTGAAACACGCGGTTCCTCTTGGACAGTGGGAGCAAAGGCAAAGGATGAACCCTGACTCTGGTCCGGCGCATAGGCACAATCATTACAAGGAGTATCTTCGTTGGCTACATTCAGTGTCAAGAGTTTCAATAAAACCTCCTCGGTCCACTGAACCTATAGAGGATCGCGAGGACACAGACGACGAAGATGACATCGTGGACGAGTATGATGAAATCACTCGCGCAGGAGTTCAGCCCGAGAGGGCCCCTTTGCAGAACTACATG GCACAACAACTCGGCCGCCTAGCTAACGAGGCCGGTGTCGCAATGGCACATGCAAGCCAAGGAGGAAATGGAGGGGGACACCTACGAGCGTTTGCCGAG AGGGTCCGCCGGAGTTGCAAGCGGATGGCCGCAAAGCTAAATTGCATGGCTGCGCCGGACCAGGCTTTCGCACCTGGGGCACATGTTCCTGGAGGTTCTAGTGCGCATCACACCTCTTCGACCACAAGGACTCCAGTTCACTACGGCGCGGCGACGGCTAGAACTCCTTCGCGTTCGACATCGAGAACGAGCTCACGTGCCGCTTCTAGGGGAAAAGCTGTACAAGAGCCACATGACACGGACGAGTCCGACACGCAAAGCGACTCAAGAGATGAAGACCCGGACTTTGAGGTTCTTCGGATGTCACAGATGTTCGACGCTCATCCTGCCACGCAGACTCAGGGCGAATCCAGCCAG GCCATGCAGACTTCGCACCCTCGACATCATCCACGTGACCGTTCCGATGTTGGTAGCGTCAATGTGTTGCCTACGGAGCCTGGACGAGCACGGAGGCACAACGACCCCTTCAGCCCACAGGAGCAACGTCATCGCCGCTGTTAG